A window of the Halictus rubicundus isolate RS-2024b unplaced genomic scaffold, iyHalRubi1_principal scaffold0059, whole genome shotgun sequence genome harbors these coding sequences:
- the LOC143363556 gene encoding uncharacterized protein LOC143363556, with protein MPMESPPRYYGPEVSLELRSGSQVIVNVECRETNSMCPSRSYSSRNSEYFCRSISSFSRLLSDDKSKRTAADRGTPTSVPGVATNAPRTSANRLGGLVQAELTRIAPEVQRCHSSWMRLCPSAPSRRAFEQLEEYPLVRFDSRGGGDHTHLPPEVIPPYSESGSPRRPTGVRGGAS; from the exons ATGCCGATGGAATCGCCACCTCGTTATTACGGCCCAGAGGTCAGTTTGGAGCTTCGGTCCGGCAGCCAGGTAATCGTTAATG TCGAGTGCCGCGAGACGAACTCCATGTGCCCGAGCCGTTCGTACTCCTCCAGAAATTCGGAGTATTTCTGTCGGAGCATCTCGTCCTTTTCTCGTCTCCTTTCGGACGATAAGAGCAAGCGAACGGCAGCCGATCGCGGAACCCCGACATCGGTGCCTGGGGTGGCAACGAACG CTCCCAGAACCTCTGCCAATCGTCTCGGAGGTCTCGTGCAGGCTGAACTAACAAGGATCGCACCCGAGGTCCAGCGCTGTCATTCTTCGTGGATGAGGTTGTGCCCATCGGCGCCCAgccgaagggcgttcgaacaattgGAGGAGTACCCATTGGTCCGATTCGATTCTCGAGGAGGAGGTGACCACACGCATCTGCCCCCAGAAGTAATTCCACCCTATTCGGAGAGCGGAAGTCCTCGTCGGCCAACGGGAGTCCGTGGAG GTGCTTCCTGA